The window GTCACGGTTGCTGGCTTCATTTTTAATCGCATTGAAAAGGGTCAGATCATCGAACAAAAGCCAAAAGAAAGTGAAGAAATTGGGTTTGCGTATGCGATGGCCGATTCCATTTATCCGTATATTAACCGTAAACCAGATGAGTATCATGAAAAAGTAATGAAAGAAATTTCTCATCACTTATTACCGATGTCTTTATTACCACCAACCGTTTTTCCGCAACTTATTATTCTTCAACTGGAATCATTTTTTGATCCATTGAAACTAAACGGCGTGACATTTAGTGAAGATCCGATTCCTACGTTTCGATCATTGATGAAGACAGGAAACAGTGGGCAACTAAATGTCCCCACATTTGGGGGAGGAACAGCTAAAACCGAGTTTTCCGTGTTAACGGCTATGAATGCTAAACTGCTTAAACCCGGCGAAATTCCTCATAACTCCTTTTTAAAGCATACCCCGCTTGAGTCACTTGCGACACAACTTCAACCTTTTGGGTATGAAGCCACACTGATTCATAATTATGAAGGGAATTTTTATCATCGGGAGCTTGCTTATTCAAACTTAGGGTTTTCACGATACATTCCGATTGAATATATGAGTGGCATTAATCAAGCACATGATTTGGCGCAAATGAAGGATGCCGATTTGATCAATTATGTCATTAAAACGCTGGAGACAGATGACCGAGCATTTATTTATGGCATTACGGCAGGAACGCATCAACCGTACGATGAATTAGTTGAAGAGGAATCGGATTGCATTAAAATCAGTGGCATTGATGACGAGACGATGCAACAGACGTTAACCAATTACGTGAAGCGACTTCACCTTCTTGATCAAGAGATTAACCGGTTAATGAAGTATTTAGAGGAAACGAAAAAAGAAACCATCCTTATCATGTTTTCCGATCATCTTCCAAACTTACCGATTTTAAGTTCAAGCAAGCATTACGGTGATGATCCCTTTAAAGTCGATTATTTTATGACGTCCTTTCATTCTAAACTTAACGTTCATGTTCCGAGGCAGCTTGAGTGTTATCAATTAGGAGCTGAACTCATGAATTTAATGTCAATCCCACTTTCTTTAATGCAACGAATTCATGAAACGTATGTGACTCATCCAAACTATCAAGACATCTTACGTTTATGCCAATATGATCTCATTGAAGGGAAGGGATACTTATATAATCACCAGCCATCTTTGCAACCGACTGTACTTAAGTTTGGGTTGCACGAGCAAAGCATCAAGCGTTGTGAGTGGGT of the Turicibacter sp. TJ11 genome contains:
- a CDS encoding LTA synthase family protein yields the protein MINWIGWLTLSLILTLILEMIKFQSIKKAFHFAKQRPLYFGINFLIVSATFAFSFFVSRKIFLIMTVLFFWLALSIINAIVTHLRGYPLMFSDIFLIKEGLSLSSHYFKPSLIIGLLLLMVGIGYIIYYCYQLEYAVDALDYLLALVYVTVAGFIFNRIEKGQIIEQKPKESEEIGFAYAMADSIYPYINRKPDEYHEKVMKEISHHLLPMSLLPPTVFPQLIILQLESFFDPLKLNGVTFSEDPIPTFRSLMKTGNSGQLNVPTFGGGTAKTEFSVLTAMNAKLLKPGEIPHNSFLKHTPLESLATQLQPFGYEATLIHNYEGNFYHRELAYSNLGFSRYIPIEYMSGINQAHDLAQMKDADLINYVIKTLETDDRAFIYGITAGTHQPYDELVEEESDCIKISGIDDETMQQTLTNYVKRLHLLDQEINRLMKYLEETKKETILIMFSDHLPNLPILSSSKHYGDDPFKVDYFMTSFHSKLNVHVPRQLECYQLGAELMNLMSIPLSLMQRIHETYVTHPNYQDILRLCQYDLIEGKGYLYNHQPSLQPTVLKFGLHEQSIKRCEWVEAGLLIHGTGFNIDSQLYLDDKKMETIFMSETQLFISTERKEIKKVTLKQLSRRHHVLGEAIDFIIEDDSRVDNKK